In Deinococcus puniceus, one genomic interval encodes:
- a CDS encoding winged helix-turn-helix domain-containing protein: protein MTATQQTQFRITDAAQARALRQQHHFLARFLTPHSPSDIAVSVGMAPNLAHHHARKLAGLGLLIRLERKAGKVAYQLAAREFVVASRLLPPEDGLGNGTADMRELSAAFLHAYERSWGVMQGDEDGTFSFGDHIIPAPPISLLDKPAVEPYPTHFDALTLRLTPERYARLARALSNLIAEVAAEPLTNEGQACTLAVLAFEGVPGEAGGEMRGMSRRLNSFLGAEGATQH, encoded by the coding sequence ATGACCGCCACCCAGCAGACCCAATTCCGAATCACCGACGCAGCACAGGCCCGCGCCCTGCGGCAGCAGCATCATTTTCTGGCCCGCTTTCTCACCCCGCATTCTCCCAGCGACATCGCCGTGTCGGTGGGCATGGCCCCGAATCTGGCCCATCACCACGCCCGCAAACTGGCCGGATTGGGCCTACTGATCCGGCTGGAACGCAAGGCGGGCAAAGTGGCCTACCAACTGGCGGCGCGGGAATTTGTGGTGGCGTCCCGCCTGCTCCCGCCCGAAGATGGGCTGGGCAACGGCACGGCAGACATGCGGGAACTGTCGGCAGCCTTCCTGCACGCCTACGAACGGTCATGGGGCGTGATGCAGGGTGATGAGGACGGCACATTCAGCTTTGGAGACCACATCATTCCAGCGCCGCCCATCAGCCTCTTGGACAAGCCCGCCGTAGAACCCTACCCCACCCACTTTGATGCCCTGACCTTACGCCTCACGCCGGAACGCTACGCCCGCCTTGCCCGCGCCCTGAGCAACTTGATAGCCGAAGTCGCCGCCGAACCTCTGACCAATGAAGGCCAAGCTTGCACGCTGGCCGTGTTGGCCTTCGAGGGTGTGCCGGGTGAAGCGGGCGGGGAGATGCGGGGAATGTCGCGCCGCCTGAATTCCTTCCTTGGGGCGGAAGGGGCGACACAGCACTAA
- a CDS encoding peptidoglycan-binding domain-containing protein — protein sequence MKRVALLFALSSACCTPAAAAPAKADVEKAAVRLAGVLDGVLRNCPTSFAKIGTTLKACVGTGGTVENVRMKLVAELEADLYGVWRSRDEQRSVFNWLKTPAGFVYVRLQPDPDGRAQTLVYVDTPPASAPAPTAAPTTPSTAAKPATPPANSTQIGGVTLTRPTPTPAPTTTPTPTPTPPARTPPPVPTPTVAAATPSPAPSATQPSVAPLTYTRPLELLPKRMNGQDVLAVQNRLIALTQPSGGGRGDGYFGPVTAATVRAFQAANGLGVTGRVDRATWDVLFSAGAKPFKASSIR from the coding sequence ATGAAGCGCGTTGCCCTCTTGTTTGCCCTCTCCTCTGCCTGCTGTACGCCTGCCGCCGCTGCTCCTGCCAAAGCGGATGTAGAAAAGGCGGCGGTGAGGCTGGCAGGCGTGCTGGACGGCGTACTCCGCAATTGCCCCACCAGTTTTGCCAAAATTGGCACCACCCTAAAGGCCTGCGTGGGCACAGGGGGCACCGTAGAAAATGTGCGGATGAAATTGGTGGCCGAACTGGAAGCCGACCTGTACGGGGTATGGCGCAGCCGCGACGAGCAACGCAGCGTGTTCAATTGGCTCAAAACCCCGGCGGGCTTCGTGTATGTGCGCCTGCAACCCGATCCCGATGGCCGCGCCCAAACGCTGGTGTATGTGGACACGCCGCCCGCCAGTGCGCCCGCGCCCACTGCCGCACCGACCACGCCCAGCACGGCGGCCAAGCCTGCCACTCCGCCTGCCAACTCCACCCAAATTGGTGGCGTAACGCTGACCCGGCCTACGCCCACCCCGGCTCCGACCACGACGCCCACTCCTACACCGACGCCCCCAGCTCGCACGCCGCCTCCCGTACCGACCCCGACAGTCGCCGCTGCAACGCCTTCACCCGCCCCCAGCGCGACACAACCCTCAGTGGCCCCGCTGACGTACACCCGCCCGCTGGAGCTGCTGCCCAAGCGCATGAACGGACAAGACGTGCTGGCCGTGCAAAACCGCCTGATCGCCCTGACCCAGCCCAGCGGCGGCGGGCGTGGCGACGGCTATTTCGGGCCAGTCACGGCGGCCACCGTGCGGGCGTTTCAGGCGGCCAACGGCCTTGGCGTGACGGGGCGGGTAGACCGCGCCACTTGGGACGTTCTGTTTTCGGCGGGGGCCAAACCCTTTAAAGCCAGTTCTATTCGGTAA
- a CDS encoding SDR family oxidoreductase, with the protein MTSDQHELNQQGQPETAAIQDMPEQVPAETQDEQPGSEAEMSVAPVVVRDNYRGSGKLEGKVALITGGDSGIGRAVAVHFAREGADVAVLYLDEHEDAKATAEMIESEGRRCLTIAGDVGDPQIAKDAVQQTVDKFGRLDIVVNNAAEQHPQDSITDITPEQLQATFRTNVFGMFYVTQAALPHLKEGASIINTTSVTAYKGSPQLLDYSSTKGAQVAFTRSLSQALAEQGIRVNAVAPGPIWTPLIPATFDAERVGEHGADVPLKRPGQPAEVAPAYVYLASEDSSYVTGQVMHVNGGEVVNG; encoded by the coding sequence ATGACCTCAGACCAGCATGAATTGAACCAACAGGGCCAGCCGGAAACCGCCGCCATTCAGGACATGCCCGAACAGGTGCCCGCCGAGACGCAGGATGAGCAGCCCGGCAGCGAAGCGGAAATGAGCGTGGCCCCCGTCGTGGTGCGCGACAACTACCGGGGCAGCGGCAAACTGGAAGGTAAAGTCGCCCTGATCACGGGTGGAGACAGCGGCATCGGGCGGGCGGTGGCGGTGCATTTTGCGCGGGAAGGCGCAGACGTGGCCGTGCTGTATTTGGACGAACACGAGGACGCCAAAGCCACTGCCGAGATGATTGAGAGCGAAGGCCGGAGGTGCCTGACCATCGCGGGCGACGTGGGTGACCCCCAGATCGCCAAGGACGCCGTGCAGCAAACGGTAGACAAGTTTGGCCGCCTCGACATCGTGGTAAACAACGCCGCCGAGCAGCACCCGCAGGACAGCATCACCGACATTACGCCGGAGCAGTTGCAGGCCACCTTCCGCACCAACGTCTTCGGGATGTTTTACGTGACTCAGGCGGCCTTGCCCCACCTGAAAGAGGGCGCGAGCATCATCAATACCACCAGCGTCACGGCGTACAAGGGCAGCCCGCAACTGCTGGACTATTCCAGCACCAAAGGCGCACAGGTGGCCTTTACCCGTAGCCTCAGCCAAGCGCTGGCCGAACAGGGCATCCGCGTGAATGCGGTGGCCCCCGGCCCCATCTGGACACCCCTGATTCCGGCCACCTTTGATGCCGAACGGGTAGGAGAACACGGCGCAGACGTGCCCTTGAAACGCCCCGGCCAGCCCGCCGAAGTCGCCCCTGCCTATGTGTACTTGGCGAGCGAGGACAGCAGTTACGTGACGGGGCAAGTGATGCATGTGAACGGGGGCGAAGTGGTGAACGGCTGA
- a CDS encoding IS630 family transposase (programmed frameshift) — MGRQKQWVVKLSDDERQQLTDMTRKGVHSARVMTRARLLLLSEQGLLDQEVAQRQGVNAATVASIRKKYAEGGLQAALYEKERPKQPPKLDPQQTAILIAEVCSTPEGREKWTMQLLADRLVTLGVVDSISDETVRRTPEKNALKPWQVQSWCVAQVGADFVWRMEAVLDTYAQPYDASRPVICFDEKSYQLLDHVREPLPPVPGIPARVDHEYKRCGTVNFFVAFEPLTGQRTVTVTERRGNAEFAAQLQSLEVHYPEAEKITLVLDQLSTHSPAALYQHLPAEEARQLTRRFEWVHTPKHASWLNMAELEWSALQRQCLGQRLASKEAVEREIHAWETDRNARAVRVNWQFSTPAAREKLGRHYPA, encoded by the exons ATGGGACGACAGAAGCAGTGGGTTGTGAAGCTGAGTGACGATGAGCGGCAACAGCTGACGGACATGACGCGCAAAGGCGTGCACAGTGCGCGGGTCATGACCCGCGCACGTCTGCTGTTGCTGAGCGAGCAAGGGCTCCTCGATCAGGAGGTGGCCCAGCGTCAGGGCGTCAATGCTGCGACTGTGGCATCCATTCGCAAGAAGTACGCTGAGGGCGGCCTGCAGGCTGCCCTGTACGAAAAAGAGCGTCCTAAGCAGCCCCCGAAACTGGATCCTCAGCAGACGGCGATCCTGATTGCCGAAGTCTGCTCGACTCCTGAGGGTCGGGAGAAGTGGACGATGCAGCTCTTGGCTGATCGTCTGGTGACCTTAGGCGTGGTGGACAGTATTAGTGACGAGACGGTGCGGCGCACAC CTGAAAAAAACGCGCTCAAACCGTGGCAAGTTCAAAGTTGGTGTGTCGCTCAGGTAGGCGCGGACTTCGTCTGGCGCATGGAAGCTGTGCTGGACACGTATGCTCAGCCCTACGACGCTTCGCGGCCGGTCATCTGCTTCGATGAAAAATCCTACCAGCTGCTTGATCATGTCCGTGAGCCATTGCCACCCGTGCCGGGAATCCCGGCACGGGTGGATCATGAATACAAGCGGTGCGGCACGGTGAATTTCTTCGTGGCCTTCGAACCCCTGACGGGTCAACGTACGGTCACGGTGACCGAGCGACGAGGAAATGCGGAGTTCGCAGCGCAACTCCAGAGCCTGGAGGTACACTATCCCGAGGCAGAGAAGATCACACTCGTCCTGGATCAGCTGTCGACACACAGCCCAGCGGCGTTATATCAACATCTTCCGGCAGAGGAAGCCCGGCAATTGACTCGTCGATTTGAGTGGGTACACACGCCAAAACATGCGTCTTGGCTGAACATGGCCGAACTCGAATGGTCGGCCCTGCAACGTCAGTGTCTTGGGCAACGTCTGGCCAGCAAAGAGGCCGTCGAGCGTGAGATACATGCCTGGGAAACCGACCGCAATGCGCGGGCGGTGCGCGTGAACTGGCAATTCTCAACACCAGCTGCGCGGGAGAAGCTCGGACGGCACTACCCAGCGTGA
- the pdxY gene encoding pyridoxal kinase → MTAPAPASVTLPLNILSIQSWVSYGHVGNAAAVFPLQCLGFEVWAVNTVQFSNHTGYGAWTGAVFPPELVAELLDGIEARGALPGCHAVLSGYMGSEGTVAAVVGAVQRVRAANPAALYCCDPVMGDVGRGVFVRPELPELIAGQAIPAADIVTPNQFELELLTGQTVNTLQDALSAAHALRGRLNPNGPQIVLVTSLTRSDAPQDTIETLAVTDEGAWLCRTPLLPLDPPRNGTGDAIAALFLGQFVRTGNVATALSLSMSALYVLLERTHQAGTREIQLVAARDEYAAPGRVFGAEQVD, encoded by the coding sequence ATGACCGCCCCCGCTCCAGCATCTGTAACTCTGCCGCTCAATATTCTCAGCATCCAGTCTTGGGTCAGCTACGGGCATGTGGGCAACGCCGCCGCCGTGTTCCCGCTGCAATGCCTCGGGTTCGAGGTCTGGGCGGTGAACACGGTGCAGTTTTCCAATCACACCGGGTACGGGGCGTGGACTGGCGCGGTGTTTCCGCCCGAACTGGTGGCCGAATTGCTGGACGGCATAGAGGCACGCGGCGCACTGCCGGGGTGTCACGCCGTCCTCAGCGGCTACATGGGCAGCGAAGGTACGGTGGCGGCTGTTGTCGGCGCGGTGCAGCGCGTGCGGGCGGCCAATCCGGCGGCCCTGTACTGCTGCGACCCCGTGATGGGCGACGTGGGACGCGGCGTGTTCGTGCGGCCCGAACTGCCGGAATTGATCGCGGGACAGGCCATTCCCGCCGCCGACATCGTGACGCCCAACCAATTTGAACTGGAACTCCTGACCGGGCAAACGGTGAATACACTGCAAGACGCCCTGAGCGCCGCACACGCCCTACGGGGCCGCCTGAACCCCAACGGCCCCCAAATTGTGTTGGTGACCAGCCTGACCCGCAGTGACGCGCCGCAAGACACAATTGAAACGCTGGCAGTGACGGATGAGGGCGCTTGGCTGTGCCGCACGCCGCTGCTGCCGCTCGACCCACCGCGCAACGGCACCGGAGACGCTATTGCCGCGCTGTTTTTGGGGCAATTCGTCCGGACTGGAAACGTAGCGACGGCGCTGAGCCTGTCCATGAGCGCCCTGTACGTTCTGCTAGAGCGCACGCACCAAGCCGGAACCCGCGAAATTCAGTTGGTAGCAGCGAGGGACGAGTACGCCGCGCCGGGGCGGGTGTTCGGGGCAGAGCAGGTGGACTAG
- the tkt gene encoding transketolase codes for MSTSPEQSGTEQATGQTSGAAQLSINTIRTLSIDGVQQANSGHPGAPLGAAPMGYVVWQDFLRHNPANPEWAGRDRFVLSAGHASMLIYSLLHLTGYDMPLEDIKNFRQWGSKTPGHPEFFHTKGLDATTGPLGQGAAMTVGMAMAQAHLAARYNREGFPVFDNFVYSILGDGDLQEGVNHESAALAGHLKLGRLIWLHDDNQVQLDTATDKAESENTSERYRAYGWQVLRVQDGNNLDEIRAAIEQAKANKDQPTLIHVRTVIGFGSPRAGTSKAHGEPLGAEGVASTKAALGWDYPPFTVPDEVKAHMDATARGAEQEGQWNEMMAGYHAAHPELALELDAMLARELPANLADALPSYEVGGKASGTRVTSGEVINALAKVVPGLMGGSADLSGSTKTTITDGGTLDSSNYAGRNVYFGVREFGMAAAANGLSLFGGLRPLVGTFLVFADYLKPAFRLSALQMQPVTYVLTHDSIGLGEDGPTHQPIEQLAMLRSVPGAHVIRPADANETAAAWLMALEYGKGPTALILSRQDLPILPRNHAGVKKGAYVLRDADNAQVILVASGSEVALALSSADALAAEGIGARVVSMPCMEVFRAQDRSYRDSVLTPGVKRVAIEAATKQPWYEWVGLDGAVIGMDTFGASAPAPILFEKFGFSVPNVVKTVKGLL; via the coding sequence ATGTCCACAAGCCCAGAACAGAGCGGCACAGAGCAGGCCACGGGTCAGACCTCCGGCGCGGCGCAACTGAGCATCAACACCATCCGCACCCTCAGCATCGACGGCGTGCAGCAGGCCAACAGCGGGCATCCCGGTGCGCCGCTGGGAGCCGCGCCGATGGGCTACGTGGTGTGGCAGGATTTCCTGCGCCACAATCCCGCCAACCCCGAATGGGCGGGCCGTGACCGCTTCGTGCTGTCGGCGGGCCACGCCAGCATGCTCATCTACTCGCTGCTGCACCTGACCGGGTACGATATGCCGCTGGAAGACATCAAAAACTTCCGGCAGTGGGGCAGCAAGACGCCCGGCCACCCGGAGTTTTTTCATACCAAAGGGCTGGACGCCACCACGGGGCCACTGGGTCAGGGCGCGGCGATGACGGTGGGCATGGCGATGGCGCAGGCGCACTTGGCCGCCCGCTACAACCGTGAAGGCTTCCCCGTGTTCGACAACTTCGTGTACTCCATTTTGGGCGACGGAGACTTGCAGGAAGGCGTGAACCACGAGTCGGCAGCGCTGGCCGGACACCTGAAACTGGGCCGCCTGATCTGGCTGCACGACGACAATCAAGTGCAGCTGGATACCGCCACCGACAAGGCCGAATCCGAGAACACCTCGGAGCGCTACCGTGCTTACGGCTGGCAAGTGCTGCGCGTGCAGGACGGCAATAATCTGGACGAAATCCGCGCCGCCATCGAGCAGGCCAAGGCCAACAAAGATCAGCCCACGCTGATTCACGTTCGCACCGTCATCGGCTTCGGCAGCCCCCGCGCAGGCACCAGCAAAGCGCACGGCGAGCCACTGGGAGCAGAAGGCGTCGCTTCTACCAAAGCCGCGCTGGGCTGGGACTACCCGCCCTTTACCGTGCCGGACGAAGTGAAGGCCCACATGGACGCCACCGCACGCGGCGCGGAGCAAGAAGGCCAGTGGAACGAGATGATGGCGGGCTACCACGCCGCCCACCCCGAACTGGCCTTGGAGTTGGACGCCATGCTGGCCCGTGAACTGCCCGCAAATCTGGCCGACGCGCTGCCCAGCTATGAAGTGGGCGGCAAGGCGTCGGGCACCCGCGTCACCAGCGGCGAAGTCATCAATGCGCTGGCCAAAGTGGTACCGGGTCTGATGGGCGGCAGCGCCGACCTGAGTGGCAGCACCAAAACCACCATTACGGACGGCGGCACGCTGGACAGCAGCAATTACGCGGGCCGCAACGTGTACTTCGGCGTGCGCGAATTCGGCATGGCCGCCGCCGCCAACGGCCTGAGCCTGTTCGGTGGCCTGCGCCCGTTGGTGGGCACGTTCCTCGTGTTCGCGGACTACCTCAAGCCCGCCTTCCGCCTGTCGGCCCTTCAGATGCAGCCCGTGACCTATGTGCTGACCCACGATTCCATCGGGTTGGGCGAAGACGGCCCCACGCACCAGCCGATAGAGCAGCTGGCGATGCTGCGTTCGGTGCCCGGCGCACACGTGATCCGGCCCGCCGACGCCAACGAAACCGCCGCCGCGTGGCTGATGGCGCTGGAATACGGCAAAGGCCCCACCGCCCTGATCTTGTCTCGCCAAGATTTGCCGATTTTGCCCCGCAACCATGCAGGCGTAAAAAAGGGAGCCTATGTGCTGCGTGACGCCGACAACGCACAGGTGATCTTGGTCGCGTCGGGAAGCGAAGTGGCTCTCGCGCTGTCTAGTGCCGACGCTCTTGCCGCCGAAGGCATCGGTGCCCGCGTGGTGTCTATGCCCTGCATGGAAGTGTTCCGCGCCCAAGACCGCAGCTACCGCGACAGCGTCCTGACCCCCGGCGTTAAGCGCGTGGCGATTGAAGCCGCCACCAAGCAGCCTTGGTATGAATGGGTCGGTCTGGACGGCGCAGTCATCGGCATGGACACTTTCGGTGCATCGGCACCCGCGCCCATCCTGTTCGAGAAATTCGGCTTCAGTGTGCCGAATGTGGTGAAGACGGTGAAAGGGCTTCTGTAA